In one window of Nocardia brasiliensis DNA:
- a CDS encoding IS481 family transposase, with protein sequence MSHRNAPLTVEGRHRLVDRCRTRPIAHVAAEMGISRRCASKWVNRFRQHGELGLLDRSSAPHLSPSATPVQVVARIELLRRTRKWSARRISLELAAEGTRISVRTVGRHLVRLGLNRRRFLDPNGEPNRAPRRIIARRPGHMVHIDIKKVGKIPDGGGWRIHGRGSAQDKAARAANKRCRPGYVFLHTAVDGYSRLAYTEALPDEKAVTAIGFVFRARAFFAAHGITSIERIVTDNGACYKARDFAKVLLGARHQRITPYTPRHNGKVERYNRILAEEFLYAREWTSDLQRQQALQIWNIHYNYHRPHSAAGNRPPASRLRTGVTNVMASYT encoded by the coding sequence GTGTCTCACCGTAATGCCCCGTTGACTGTCGAGGGCCGCCACCGGCTCGTGGACCGCTGCCGGACCCGCCCGATCGCCCATGTCGCCGCCGAGATGGGCATCTCCCGCCGATGTGCGTCGAAGTGGGTCAACAGATTTCGTCAGCACGGCGAGCTCGGGCTCCTCGACCGGTCCAGCGCCCCGCATCTGTCACCATCGGCCACGCCAGTGCAGGTGGTGGCCCGGATCGAACTGTTGCGCCGGACCAGGAAATGGTCCGCTCGCCGGATCTCACTTGAACTGGCAGCCGAAGGCACCCGGATCTCGGTGCGGACCGTGGGCCGGCACCTGGTCCGGCTCGGGCTGAACCGACGCCGGTTTCTGGACCCCAACGGTGAACCGAACCGGGCCCCGCGCCGGATCATCGCCCGCCGACCAGGCCATATGGTCCACATCGATATCAAGAAGGTCGGAAAGATCCCCGACGGCGGCGGCTGGCGCATCCACGGTCGAGGATCGGCCCAGGACAAAGCCGCCCGCGCGGCGAACAAACGTTGCAGGCCCGGTTACGTGTTCCTTCACACCGCTGTCGACGGCTACTCGAGGCTGGCCTACACAGAAGCCTTGCCGGACGAGAAAGCAGTCACGGCAATCGGTTTCGTGTTCCGGGCCCGGGCATTTTTCGCCGCTCACGGCATCACCAGCATCGAACGGATCGTCACCGACAACGGTGCCTGCTACAAAGCCCGCGACTTCGCGAAGGTGCTCCTCGGTGCCCGCCATCAGCGGATCACGCCCTACACACCGCGGCACAACGGCAAGGTCGAGCGTTACAACCGGATCCTGGCCGAGGAATTCCTCTACGCCCGCGAGTGGACTTCAGATCTGCAGCGCCAGCAGGCGCTGCAGATCTGGAACATCCACTACAACTATCATCGACCACACTCGGCCGCTGGAAACCGGCCACCAGCGAGCCGCCTCCGAACCGGCGTCACCAACGTCATGGCCTCATACACCTAG
- a CDS encoding IS3 family transposase — MKFAAIADWAASGEFDIEFMCRELDVSRSGYYKWKGRGRSDRERDDRMLTLLIEAIHAKLRGNPGVRRVHAALAAAGRRVSRKRVWRLMRAAGLQGRFPKPFRRTTIRGSKPVDAADRIGRDFTAAQPNQRWCGDITYVKTWTGWAYLATVIDLHDRAVVGWAIADHMRTSLVTDALDMAIARRRPAKGVVFHSDRGTQYTSKEFAKYCAKNGVLRSLGRTGSCFDNAVAESFFATYKKELVHARPWPTVKSLQKETFDWIEFYYNTVRPHSALGYLTPRQYELGYREISQIAA; from the coding sequence GTGAAATTCGCCGCGATCGCGGACTGGGCTGCGTCGGGGGAATTCGACATCGAGTTCATGTGCCGGGAACTGGACGTGTCTCGGTCGGGCTACTACAAGTGGAAAGGCCGCGGTCGCAGCGACCGGGAGCGCGACGATCGCATGCTGACGCTGCTGATCGAGGCGATCCACGCGAAACTGCGTGGCAATCCGGGTGTTCGGCGTGTGCACGCGGCGCTGGCGGCGGCCGGGCGGCGGGTCTCGCGTAAGCGGGTGTGGCGGTTGATGCGGGCGGCCGGTCTGCAAGGCCGGTTTCCGAAACCGTTCCGGCGCACCACGATCCGGGGATCCAAGCCGGTGGACGCCGCGGATCGGATCGGGCGTGATTTCACTGCCGCGCAGCCGAACCAACGCTGGTGCGGTGACATCACCTACGTCAAGACCTGGACCGGGTGGGCGTATCTGGCCACCGTGATCGATCTGCACGATCGGGCCGTGGTCGGCTGGGCGATCGCTGATCACATGCGCACGTCGCTGGTCACCGACGCCCTCGATATGGCCATCGCGCGCCGACGCCCGGCGAAAGGTGTTGTTTTCCATAGCGATCGCGGAACCCAGTACACCTCGAAGGAATTCGCGAAATATTGTGCAAAGAATGGTGTCCTACGGTCCCTCGGCCGGACGGGATCGTGCTTCGACAACGCGGTCGCGGAATCGTTCTTCGCGACCTACAAAAAGGAGCTGGTACACGCTCGTCCGTGGCCGACGGTGAAGTCGCTGCAGAAGGAGACGTTCGACTGGATTGAGTTCTACTACAACACCGTTCGTCCGCATTCGGCGCTCGGCTATTTGACACCACGGCAATACGAGTTAGGGTACAGAGAAATCAGTCAGATCGCGGCTTGA
- a CDS encoding multicopper oxidase family protein, producing MTARREALRLLAGAISGGLFHNGCGYGLVAAADVIPLPPGPFPLPGLPPPPVSAIGLRTPPLQPFLDSLPVPESIAADGALAVQSGLHRFHIELAPARTLGYGRDYLGPVLEAIAGEEASLSFSNEIGPHPLAADVDTTMQHATEHDRTNPRMTVHLHGAPTEPASDGHPLVDWRNGGTQKNTYGNRQEAATLWYHDHAMGMTRLNVYAGLAGAYLIRDRWDTGRFGNPLGLPAGEFEVPLVIQDRTFNPDGTLQARSTFLLPQGYNQAAMFGDVACVNGIVWPMMKVARGLYRFRIVQASNSRTYRFHFSNGMRFWVVGGDQGLLDAPVPTKSIRLGVGERADILVDFGDLRPGESVDLCNDEANSFGDAVFLVPALPTIMRFVADSSRGHAGPVPKLLRGAAGLPPRLPGLRTPDRVRTMTLLSHLDTARPGAVIPAMLSQNNLPFTTDDVEMIRPGTVEQWDIVNVTSIGHPVHLHLARFRIIGRQQFWAAAYLGAHLPLPAFGKRWNPSADRFVVAPQQPPAPWEEGWKDTVWVPTDTITRILVYWPSAEELGFDPDAPFLATADIEFSKHTMEHIRHPTPHHHRSPGKLIRGYVWHCHNLDHEDHDMMLPFRVTND from the coding sequence ATGACCGCTCGAAGGGAGGCGCTGCGCCTGCTCGCGGGGGCGATCAGCGGCGGGCTGTTCCATAATGGCTGCGGCTACGGCCTGGTCGCCGCCGCCGACGTCATTCCGCTTCCGCCGGGGCCGTTCCCGTTGCCTGGTCTGCCGCCACCGCCGGTCAGTGCGATCGGACTGCGCACACCGCCGCTACAACCTTTTCTCGACTCGCTCCCGGTTCCGGAATCCATCGCCGCCGACGGAGCGTTGGCGGTGCAATCCGGGCTGCACCGCTTCCACATCGAGTTGGCGCCGGCACGCACTCTTGGTTATGGGCGGGATTACCTCGGTCCGGTTCTGGAGGCGATCGCCGGTGAAGAGGCTTCGTTGAGTTTCTCCAATGAGATCGGTCCGCACCCGCTCGCGGCCGATGTCGACACCACGATGCAGCACGCCACCGAGCACGATCGGACCAACCCTCGGATGACGGTGCATCTCCACGGTGCGCCGACAGAACCAGCTTCTGACGGTCATCCGTTGGTGGACTGGCGCAATGGCGGAACTCAGAAAAACACGTACGGCAATCGGCAAGAAGCCGCGACATTGTGGTATCACGATCACGCGATGGGTATGACCAGACTCAACGTCTACGCAGGACTCGCCGGCGCCTACCTGATTCGAGATCGATGGGATACCGGAAGGTTTGGCAATCCACTCGGGCTACCCGCGGGCGAGTTCGAAGTGCCTCTAGTGATACAGGATCGAACATTCAATCCTGATGGTACATTGCAAGCCCGCTCGACTTTCCTACTGCCCCAGGGCTACAACCAAGCGGCGATGTTCGGCGACGTGGCGTGTGTAAACGGCATCGTGTGGCCGATGATGAAGGTCGCACGGGGTCTGTACCGGTTCCGGATCGTGCAGGCTTCCAACTCGCGCACGTACCGTTTCCACTTCAGTAACGGGATGCGGTTCTGGGTAGTCGGCGGTGACCAGGGATTGCTGGATGCTCCGGTGCCGACGAAGTCGATTCGCCTGGGGGTAGGCGAGCGTGCCGATATCCTGGTCGATTTCGGCGATCTGCGGCCCGGAGAGTCGGTTGACCTGTGCAATGACGAAGCCAACTCCTTCGGTGATGCCGTCTTCTTGGTGCCTGCATTGCCGACGATCATGCGATTCGTCGCAGACTCGAGCAGGGGCCATGCCGGACCAGTGCCCAAGCTGCTCCGTGGCGCTGCGGGATTGCCGCCTCGACTGCCGGGACTGCGCACGCCTGATCGGGTGCGGACTATGACCTTGTTGAGCCATCTCGATACCGCACGACCCGGCGCGGTGATCCCAGCGATGCTGAGTCAGAACAATCTGCCGTTCACTACCGACGACGTGGAGATGATCCGGCCAGGGACTGTCGAGCAATGGGATATCGTCAACGTTACCTCCATCGGACATCCCGTCCACCTGCATCTGGCACGGTTTCGGATCATCGGCAGGCAACAATTTTGGGCTGCGGCCTATTTGGGTGCACACCTGCCGCTGCCCGCGTTCGGCAAGCGGTGGAACCCATCCGCCGACAGATTCGTCGTGGCTCCGCAACAACCACCGGCACCGTGGGAGGAGGGCTGGAAGGACACGGTATGGGTGCCCACTGACACAATCACACGCATTCTGGTGTATTGGCCCAGTGCCGAAGAGCTGGGATTCGATCCGGACGCGCCGTTCCTTGCGACCGCCGACATTGAATTCAGCAAGCACACAATGGAACATATCCGCCACCCGACACCGCATCATCATCGATCACCAGGCAAATTGATACGTGGGTATGTCTGGCATTGCCACAACCTCGATCACGAAGACCACGACATGATGCTGCCTTTCCGAGTCACCAACGACTGA
- a CDS encoding ML domain-containing protein, whose amino-acid sequence MIIKVAIRSLLAFGVSVTLFGGILTAGIGPARAGELDFDSCPPFDAGSGTVLSFSSPQFADFADVAFVQGQTYTFTTTFRSGITSPYSRYTIHAIIGNIPIPFEGAETPAGAVSHGSTYTNSINLPILSSYPAVRATFQVKVNSGLQTNVCLRFPAQIVSG is encoded by the coding sequence TTGATCATAAAAGTAGCGATCCGCAGTCTCCTTGCGTTCGGTGTTTCCGTTACGCTTTTCGGAGGTATTCTCACGGCAGGGATTGGGCCTGCTCGAGCTGGCGAGCTCGATTTCGACTCCTGTCCCCCGTTCGATGCGGGAAGCGGGACCGTGCTGTCCTTCAGTAGCCCGCAATTCGCAGACTTTGCGGACGTCGCCTTCGTGCAAGGGCAGACCTACACCTTTACGACCACGTTTCGGAGCGGCATCACCAGTCCGTACAGCCGATACACCATCCACGCGATCATCGGTAATATCCCCATTCCGTTCGAAGGCGCGGAGACTCCTGCCGGTGCCGTGAGTCATGGCTCCACATACACCAATTCGATCAATTTGCCTATTCTGTCGAGCTACCCAGCTGTACGTGCGACGTTTCAGGTCAAAGTCAACAGTGGGCTGCAAACGAACGTCTGCCTCAGATTCCCGGCTCAAATCGTAAGCGGTTGA
- a CDS encoding recombinase family protein, whose protein sequence is MIRFAFAGRVSTEDQQDPNASRNWQLGRAKALIDHHGHIVAEFFDVGQSRSIPWKRRPQAARLLDMLARPDRGFDAVVIGEPQRAFYGNQFGLTFPVFVHYGVALWVPEVGGPIDPESEAHDLIMSVFGGMSKGERNRIKIRVRAAMAAQAQVEGRYLGGRPPYGYRLADAGPHPNPSKAADGKRLHILEPDPTTAPVVQRIFRDYLNGFGIFAIAQRLTADDIPCPSAYDRKRNQHRSGIAWSKSAVRVILTGVFPVLWTRDQAAI, encoded by the coding sequence ATGATCCGATTCGCATTCGCAGGACGGGTATCGACCGAAGATCAACAGGACCCCAACGCCTCGCGCAACTGGCAGCTCGGCCGGGCCAAGGCTCTTATCGACCATCACGGACACATCGTCGCCGAGTTCTTCGATGTCGGACAGTCCCGGTCGATCCCGTGGAAGCGCCGCCCGCAAGCCGCACGGTTGCTCGACATGCTCGCACGCCCCGACCGCGGGTTCGACGCGGTCGTCATCGGCGAACCCCAACGCGCCTTCTACGGCAACCAATTCGGGCTCACCTTCCCCGTCTTCGTCCACTACGGCGTGGCACTGTGGGTCCCCGAAGTCGGCGGCCCCATCGACCCCGAGTCCGAAGCACACGATCTGATCATGTCGGTCTTCGGCGGCATGTCCAAAGGCGAACGCAACCGCATCAAAATCCGCGTCCGCGCCGCCATGGCCGCCCAAGCCCAAGTCGAAGGCCGCTACCTCGGCGGCCGACCACCCTACGGATACCGGCTTGCTGACGCCGGCCCACACCCCAACCCCAGCAAAGCCGCCGACGGCAAACGCCTCCACATCCTCGAACCCGACCCGACCACAGCGCCAGTCGTTCAGCGGATCTTCCGTGACTACCTCAACGGATTCGGCATCTTCGCGATCGCTCAACGCCTCACCGCCGATGACATCCCCTGCCCCTCGGCTTACGACCGCAAACGCAACCAGCACCGTTCTGGGATCGCGTGGTCCAAAAGCGCTGTACGCGTGATACTCACTGGAGTGTTCCCGGTTTTGTGGACTCGGGATCAAGCCGCGATCTGA